A stretch of the Chitinophaga sp. Cy-1792 genome encodes the following:
- a CDS encoding GPW/gp25 family protein, which translates to MSYYKKPFDFARVFSDKPLETCDNGASIAQHIELIIFTRFGEHRFDPDFGCEVWELDFQLIVNQSMWEDRMCQSLAQAITRQEQRLYSVECEIGITDVEKIFPLRRITEIKKRVDIIVSGKLTATGENYVFNTALFLSPLSSE; encoded by the coding sequence ATGTCTTATTATAAAAAACCGTTTGATTTCGCCCGCGTATTCTCTGATAAACCGCTGGAAACCTGCGACAATGGCGCGTCTATAGCCCAGCACATCGAACTGATTATCTTCACCCGCTTCGGTGAACACCGCTTCGATCCCGACTTCGGATGTGAAGTATGGGAACTTGATTTTCAACTGATCGTCAATCAATCTATGTGGGAAGATCGTATGTGCCAGTCGCTCGCACAGGCTATAACCCGTCAGGAACAAAGATTGTACAGTGTTGAGTGCGAAATCGGCATCACCGATGTAGAGAAAATTTTTCCACTGCGCCGCATCACAGAAATTAAAAAACGTGTAGACATTATTGTGAGTGGTAAGCTTACCGCCACCGGAGAGAATTATGTTTTTAATACGGCCTTGTTTCTCAGCCCGTTATCTTCAGAATAA
- a CDS encoding type VI secretion system baseplate subunit TssF, producing MQYPLHYNSRDNIRARLMQTAADFWGIRSTADLDPLVRLLIEALSSELYNLGNDLKNTESRLLNKLAALLTPDLLTAALPAHALMQAIPLEESELLREDRHFVHSPRKDSGAAEVFFSPALPVRIYDARIAYMATGSHLYMNDPQRGKILVSAGKHLPIQTLWLGLRINDKIADLDNLPLYFNWPHFGFDNEWYQLLALCTGKINGQEVQLQQGFPGKLAAPENENILQQTLAFDVMRVITRDVIHYYDPHFLHFSIRPQAFEKMSYPEVFRSSFDERTLSSLQEQLVWLEIRFPPAIQLDNVEVYTNAVPVMNRRLHQVTHRFKGVGNIIPVKPGTQEFFLSVHELSDSHGKQYFPVSYNNGEASGQDAYSVRLGGAERFDSRNAREIINYLFELLRDESAAFSAYGYDFLNDILKNLQQNLALVEQKARKSLHALTESTRYVIVKPSGPTETMHLSYWTTQHDVAHQLRSGMLLTQFEGSGTRADSLLLLTKPVGGRQAADRGNLLQAYKYGLMTRDRIVTEDDIRNFCRHELGGRIAAIKIQRGVMVSPHPKEGLKKTTDILIQPAQPFEREEWEFTQQSLLRKLESRSGLLVTYRVMLA from the coding sequence ATGCAGTATCCATTACATTATAACTCCAGAGATAATATCCGTGCACGCCTGATGCAAACTGCGGCCGACTTTTGGGGAATTCGTTCTACGGCAGACCTCGATCCGTTGGTTCGCCTCCTCATAGAAGCGCTTTCCAGCGAACTATATAACCTGGGCAACGATCTTAAAAATACTGAAAGCCGCCTGCTGAATAAACTGGCCGCCTTATTAACCCCCGACCTGCTCACCGCTGCGTTGCCCGCCCATGCACTCATGCAGGCAATCCCACTGGAAGAAAGCGAACTCCTGCGGGAAGACCGCCACTTCGTCCATAGCCCGCGTAAAGACAGCGGCGCTGCTGAAGTGTTTTTCTCTCCCGCACTACCCGTACGTATATACGATGCCCGCATCGCTTATATGGCAACAGGTTCGCATCTTTATATGAATGATCCTCAAAGGGGAAAAATACTGGTGAGCGCAGGTAAACATCTACCTATACAAACACTCTGGTTAGGACTTCGTATTAACGATAAAATTGCTGACCTGGATAATTTGCCACTGTACTTCAATTGGCCGCATTTCGGATTTGATAACGAGTGGTACCAGCTGCTCGCACTCTGTACAGGAAAGATAAACGGGCAGGAAGTTCAGTTGCAGCAAGGATTTCCGGGAAAGCTGGCAGCACCTGAAAATGAAAATATCCTGCAGCAGACACTCGCCTTTGACGTTATGCGGGTGATTACCAGGGATGTTATACATTATTATGACCCTCATTTTTTGCATTTTTCCATCAGACCACAGGCATTTGAAAAGATGTCGTACCCGGAAGTTTTCCGTTCTTCTTTTGATGAGCGTACGCTAAGTTCATTGCAGGAACAGCTGGTATGGCTGGAAATAAGGTTTCCGCCAGCTATTCAGCTGGATAACGTGGAAGTGTACACGAATGCCGTGCCGGTGATGAACAGGCGCCTGCACCAGGTAACGCACCGTTTTAAAGGTGTCGGAAATATTATCCCGGTGAAACCGGGTACGCAGGAATTCTTTTTAAGTGTACATGAGCTCAGTGATAGTCATGGCAAACAATACTTTCCAGTATCGTACAATAATGGAGAAGCCAGCGGGCAGGACGCCTATTCTGTTCGCCTGGGAGGAGCAGAGCGCTTCGACAGCAGGAATGCGCGGGAAATTATAAATTATTTATTTGAATTACTGAGAGATGAAAGTGCGGCTTTCTCGGCCTATGGATATGATTTTCTCAATGATATTTTAAAGAACCTCCAGCAGAACCTGGCGTTGGTAGAACAGAAGGCACGTAAGTCGCTGCACGCGCTGACGGAATCCACCCGTTACGTCATCGTGAAGCCATCCGGCCCTACAGAAACCATGCATTTGTCTTACTGGACTACCCAGCATGATGTAGCGCATCAGCTGCGTAGTGGCATGCTGCTGACGCAGTTTGAAGGCTCCGGTACGCGGGCAGACTCACTGCTGCTGCTGACGAAGCCGGTAGGCGGCCGACAGGCTGCCGATCGTGGTAACCTGCTACAGGCCTATAAATACGGCCTGATGACCCGCGATCGTATTGTAACGGAAGATGATATACGTAATTTTTGCCGACATGAATTAGGCGGCCGGATTGCAGCAATAAAAATCCAGCGTGGGGTAATGGTATCACCACACCCGAAGGAAGGACTGAAGAAAACAACGGATATTCTCATACAGCCGGCGCAACCCTTCGAAAGAGAAGAATGGGAGTTTACGCAACAGTCGCTGTTGCGTAAACTGGAATCACGCAGTGGCTTACTGGTAACATACAGAGTAATGCTGGCCTGA
- a CDS encoding TssN family type VI secretion system protein, with the protein MDVKSVFVSYIFFPLIAAIMGAVMFILNKKNRLMSSRKLIVTLLLTSIVLAIPGLFSLLGLYFMPWGYLLSQLSYILFGILAVYLLSRHNPEALETKKGMTVLLGSICMLLGCYLYKLIFNRLNDLDYGWLAATAVIMFIVPLLFWWTYMSMISIPSEIYTVWYYPPGIQPLDMFDVDIDKLKVLEVAIFKAVNDPSPLKVKVKAPPEMSFGVWFKKFIDDYNIKFPRNGIHYAAGEEAYGWIFYLKPGFFSRKQFIDPAETIAQNQVNEKHTIFARRVTRLQQEAGGEDRVVIL; encoded by the coding sequence ATGGATGTAAAATCTGTTTTTGTAAGTTATATTTTCTTTCCGTTAATAGCCGCCATTATGGGGGCCGTAATGTTCATTTTAAATAAGAAGAATCGTTTAATGAGCAGTCGTAAGCTCATTGTAACCCTGTTACTGACCAGTATCGTATTGGCCATTCCCGGCCTCTTCAGCTTACTGGGACTGTATTTCATGCCCTGGGGATACCTGTTGTCGCAGTTAAGCTATATATTGTTTGGCATCCTCGCTGTCTACCTGCTATCGCGGCACAACCCCGAAGCACTGGAAACAAAAAAAGGCATGACAGTATTATTAGGCAGCATATGTATGTTGCTGGGATGCTATCTGTACAAACTGATTTTCAACCGCCTCAATGACCTTGATTACGGATGGCTTGCTGCTACCGCTGTCATTATGTTTATAGTACCACTGCTCTTCTGGTGGACATATATGTCGATGATTAGCATTCCTTCGGAGATATACACCGTCTGGTATTATCCGCCGGGTATTCAGCCGCTGGATATGTTCGATGTGGACATCGACAAGCTGAAAGTACTGGAGGTAGCGATTTTCAAGGCAGTAAACGACCCTTCTCCACTGAAGGTAAAGGTAAAGGCACCGCCGGAAATGAGCTTCGGCGTCTGGTTTAAGAAATTTATCGACGACTATAATATTAAGTTCCCGCGTAACGGCATTCACTATGCCGCCGGCGAAGAAGCATATGGCTGGATCTTCTATCTCAAGCCCGGTTTCTTCTCCCGTAAACAATTCATCGACCCGGCTGAAACTATCGCGCAGAACCAGGTGAATGAAAAGCATACCATTTTCGCCCGCAGAGTAACCCGCCTGCAACAGGAAGCGGGCGGTGAAGACAGAGTTGTCATCTTGTGA
- a CDS encoding type VI secretion system baseplate subunit TssG, with protein MEDTPSVDVNNFHTDYKAAVLAAELVEAGFDFNRLFIWPSGSNRRNFAKDVLSVEWYAPDGGYKDYLCIKSSREGMYDMLPEGVFHTAAPYSSTKTTEELIDQIKLHKEQEKNARKFFMPLEAEINQFRVLIELYENKIDKKNIYNDLVEIFRPGWEIFDLLDQQQANIFLHLIPTLHDAKGDLHKLEQVLGLMLQMPVQVNAATGQARTADIESILGESRLGIDFVTGNTFLEGDDEVLIQVGPVLPADVLGLMPGERLEKVARLLVSYFVPADVEVRLQMEVKEREMKLEESVLGYTAFI; from the coding sequence ATGGAAGATACCCCATCCGTTGACGTTAACAATTTTCATACCGATTACAAAGCGGCCGTACTGGCGGCGGAGTTAGTAGAAGCAGGATTTGATTTTAACCGTTTATTTATCTGGCCTTCCGGCAGTAACAGGCGCAACTTCGCAAAAGATGTGCTGAGCGTGGAATGGTACGCCCCAGATGGCGGTTACAAGGATTATCTTTGTATTAAGAGTAGTCGTGAAGGTATGTACGATATGTTGCCTGAAGGCGTTTTTCATACTGCGGCCCCATATTCCTCCACAAAAACTACAGAAGAGCTGATCGACCAGATCAAACTACATAAAGAGCAGGAAAAAAATGCCCGCAAATTTTTCATGCCGCTGGAAGCAGAAATTAATCAGTTCCGGGTACTCATTGAACTCTACGAAAATAAGATTGACAAAAAAAATATCTATAACGACCTGGTAGAGATTTTCCGTCCTGGCTGGGAAATATTTGATTTGTTAGACCAGCAACAGGCAAACATCTTCCTGCACCTGATTCCTACGCTCCACGATGCCAAAGGCGACCTTCATAAGCTGGAACAGGTACTCGGACTGATGCTGCAAATGCCGGTACAGGTGAATGCCGCTACAGGGCAGGCCCGCACCGCTGATATTGAAAGCATTCTCGGCGAATCCAGGTTGGGCATCGACTTCGTAACAGGTAATACCTTCCTGGAAGGCGATGATGAGGTGCTGATCCAGGTAGGGCCTGTTTTACCTGCTGATGTGCTTGGCCTCATGCCCGGCGAACGACTGGAGAAGGTAGCACGCTTGCTGGTAAGCTATTTTGTACCTGCAGATGTAGAAGTGCGGTTGCAGATGGAAGTTAAAGAAAGAGAAATGAAGCTGGAAGAGAGTGTGCTGGGGTATACGGCGTTTATATAG
- a CDS encoding tetratricopeptide repeat protein has product MAHIPQVVKSTDNEWEFILPKEFSNEQTLQQYTAAVGMLDTNDVFTEVILKQVIKEHPYHLDAYNHLSVAFRNQEKEFESYLVAEKGYRLGKECFPKDFQLKNARLSYLNSDNRPYLRSCHIWGLELQFNEEFEKAIEVFDEMLQLNPNDNQGARHLKLECLFALKDYAGAKHLLKNYPGENSIEFTYGKLLLAILDGDKKNAEKLLPEAVERNPFVPAEIVKKRHTPPPGFLEQEMTPGSRDEAFEYWHDYSDICTQEEVIDFFEETKKVWSKKKK; this is encoded by the coding sequence ATGGCTCATATACCACAAGTTGTAAAATCCACGGATAATGAATGGGAATTCATCCTTCCGAAAGAATTCTCCAATGAACAGACATTGCAACAGTATACTGCTGCCGTCGGGATGCTGGATACCAACGACGTATTCACGGAGGTGATCCTGAAACAGGTCATTAAGGAACACCCCTACCACCTGGATGCCTATAACCATTTATCGGTGGCTTTCAGGAACCAGGAAAAGGAATTCGAGAGCTACCTGGTAGCCGAAAAAGGGTACCGCTTAGGTAAGGAATGCTTCCCCAAAGACTTCCAGTTAAAGAACGCCAGGCTCTCCTATTTAAATAGCGATAACAGGCCGTACCTGCGTTCCTGTCACATCTGGGGGCTGGAACTTCAGTTTAATGAAGAGTTTGAGAAAGCTATAGAGGTTTTTGATGAAATGCTGCAGCTCAACCCCAACGACAACCAGGGAGCCAGACACCTGAAACTGGAGTGCCTCTTCGCACTGAAAGATTATGCCGGCGCCAAACATCTGCTGAAAAATTACCCCGGTGAAAACTCTATAGAATTTACCTATGGTAAGTTATTGCTGGCGATCTTAGATGGCGATAAGAAAAACGCAGAAAAACTTTTACCTGAAGCGGTAGAGAGAAATCCGTTTGTGCCTGCAGAAATAGTTAAAAAGAGGCATACGCCACCTCCCGGATTTTTAGAGCAGGAAATGACACCAGGCTCACGTGATGAAGCTTTTGAATATTGGCATGACTATTCAGATATCTGTACACAAGAGGAGGTAATAGATTTTTTTGAGGAGACGAAGAAGGTATGGAGTAAGAAGAAAAAATAA
- a CDS encoding RNA polymerase sigma-70 factor has translation MKESIANATDSELFQLIKVGNLQAFEQVYDRYFIRLLNFSYKRMGNREDALEVVQDVFVRLYTHRERITHTTYLHAYLQTLLKNGIIDSYRRKLVQEKQYMAIRELMEGQGITNTSITIDSKKLEEQIHQLVNQLPEKCKEAFLLSRVQYLSHQAIAAKMKISVSTVEKHIVKALHTLKKELGIVGLVIYWGIDVLR, from the coding sequence ATGAAGGAATCCATTGCAAACGCTACCGACAGTGAACTATTCCAGTTAATAAAGGTTGGAAACCTACAAGCATTTGAGCAGGTTTATGACAGATATTTTATCCGACTGCTGAACTTTAGCTATAAGCGTATGGGCAACAGGGAAGATGCCCTGGAAGTAGTGCAGGATGTTTTTGTCAGATTATACACCCACCGTGAGCGTATCACACATACCACCTATTTACATGCATATCTGCAGACCTTACTGAAAAATGGCATCATCGATAGTTACCGCCGGAAGCTGGTACAGGAAAAACAGTATATGGCTATCCGTGAGCTGATGGAAGGTCAGGGGATAACAAATACAAGCATTACCATCGACAGCAAAAAGCTGGAAGAGCAAATTCATCAGCTGGTAAATCAATTGCCTGAAAAGTGCAAGGAAGCCTTTTTGCTAAGCAGGGTACAGTACCTCTCCCATCAGGCCATTGCCGCTAAAATGAAGATTTCGGTCAGCACCGTTGAGAAGCACATCGTTAAAGCCTTACATACCCTGAAAAAGGAACTGGGCATCGTTGGGCTGGTCATCTATTGGGGCATAGACGTACTGCGGTAA
- a CDS encoding FecR family protein — translation MENDELIALFEKYLAGTASPEEVQLVEAWLEDKQSDEPLFEEEQGTAALQFKDEAKVTLMATLEGASASANTSGRKILYLRWMAAAMTTGVFLAVSAWFYKRLPVKHSAENVPVVMATSAAAKPATGLLCLSHGRKIALDTVAVHTVIRDGNVSITKTAAYEIAYALTGNTDDTTMHTLNLPQAARYTVVLQDGSKVWLNAMSSITFPAAFTKEVRTVAMSGEAYFEVAKKMYQGKRQPFTVQAGKVNVAVLGTHFNINAYNNEAAVKTTLLEGSVMVKVNNKSQLIRPGQQASASHNGNLTVIQPDLETIMAWQKGYLQFNDTPLDEVFRQIARWYNVEVEFKGKINQGTFHAKIYPDMQLSDILKALKANGARFNVSGNKIIVE, via the coding sequence TTGGAGAATGATGAATTAATAGCCCTTTTTGAGAAATATCTGGCAGGTACTGCTTCCCCGGAAGAGGTACAGCTTGTGGAGGCCTGGTTGGAAGATAAGCAATCTGATGAACCCTTGTTTGAAGAAGAGCAGGGTACAGCAGCGTTGCAGTTTAAAGACGAGGCTAAAGTCACGTTAATGGCTACACTGGAAGGTGCCTCAGCATCGGCTAATACCTCCGGCCGGAAAATATTATACCTGCGATGGATGGCCGCTGCCATGACCACGGGTGTTTTTCTCGCAGTATCGGCCTGGTTCTATAAGCGCCTGCCTGTAAAGCATTCAGCCGAAAACGTCCCTGTTGTGATGGCTACATCAGCAGCGGCGAAGCCTGCCACAGGACTGCTATGCCTGTCCCATGGCCGGAAAATAGCGCTGGATACTGTTGCGGTACATACAGTGATCAGGGATGGTAATGTCAGCATTACCAAAACAGCAGCATATGAAATCGCCTATGCCCTGACAGGTAATACGGATGATACAACCATGCATACACTTAATCTTCCCCAGGCTGCACGCTATACGGTGGTCCTCCAGGATGGAAGTAAGGTATGGTTAAACGCGATGTCGTCCATCACTTTCCCGGCGGCATTTACGAAAGAAGTACGTACGGTGGCTATGAGCGGAGAAGCTTATTTTGAGGTAGCTAAAAAAATGTACCAGGGGAAACGCCAGCCTTTTACGGTACAGGCAGGAAAGGTAAATGTAGCAGTACTGGGCACGCATTTTAATATCAACGCATACAACAATGAAGCAGCTGTAAAAACGACATTGCTGGAAGGCAGTGTAATGGTAAAAGTGAACAATAAAAGTCAGCTGATCAGGCCCGGACAGCAAGCCAGCGCGAGCCACAACGGCAACCTGACAGTCATACAACCAGATCTTGAAACTATTATGGCATGGCAGAAAGGATACCTGCAATTTAATGATACTCCTTTGGATGAAGTATTCCGACAAATAGCACGCTGGTATAATGTAGAAGTGGAATTTAAAGGGAAAATCAACCAGGGCACCTTTCATGCTAAAATCTATCCTGACATGCAATTATCTGACATCCTCAAAGCATTAAAAGCGAATGGTGCACGCTTTAATGTCAGCGGAAATAAAATTATTGTAGAATAA